From the genome of Fusarium fujikuroi IMI 58289 draft genome, chromosome FFUJ_chr06:
TCCACTCGTTGGCGAAACTCTTGGTGACTTGGCCTACCGCACCCTTGGAGGCGGCGTAGGCGGGGACAGTGAAACCGCCCTGGAAGGTGAGGAGGGAGgcgaagttgatgatgctgccGCGACGGCCGGTGATGGGAGAGGGTTCGAGGTTGAGCATGTGGGCGCCGACGTCGCGGCAGAGGGTGAAGACGGAGTTGAGGTTTACTTGGATGACCTGTAGCTCATTAGATGTGTTATGACACAAGAATTGGTCTTTCATACCTCGTTGAAGTCGCTGTCAGGGAAGACTTCACAAGGATGTCGTCGCTGAATACCAGCGCAGTTCACCAAAATGCGAATCTGATGCCCATCGGCTAGCACCTTAGGCACAAGTCCAGCAACAGATTCTTGCGACGATAGATCGGCAGTGTAGATGAATGCCTTTcggccaagcttctcaatgGACTCTTTTGTCGATTGTGATGTAGTATCTCGCTGTACGTCCAGTCAGTCTCGAGTTCTGGCCTCATCATGAGACGTTCCGTACCTGAACAAGAATAATATCGGCACCAGCTTCAGCGAGACCAATTGCTACGGCCTGGCCGATACCGCGCGTACCACCTGTTACGAGAGCAGTTTGGCCCTCaagggagaagaaagaagcagacATTTTGAGATATTAGTTGTTGACGTCGTGAGCAATTGGTGATGTATTTTGTTTTATTTGACGAGGGACAGTTCAGTTCCACCATGAGATGATGGGTACTACGCTATTAATGACCGAGGGGTAAGCTTCTGAGCTCCGACTTAGGAGGAGCCGGGTTGGTTCTAATTAGTGAATTGGACCGGACTAGAACTGGCCAATTGATTAACTGTTCGTAATGCAGGTTTACTTTACTCTGTAGGTTTACATTCAACCGGCTTGTGAAGGTCGGAGAGAAGGCCGAAGACGAGCTCTGGGTCCCCGCAGAGAGGTGATGCTATTCTGTAGGTACCTTATGATGAGATATGTGCAGACTGGTAGCTTGTAGCTCTCTACAATACAGGCCTAGCATATACGCATTACAGATGTTTACTGACTGTTCAGAGACAAAGCATCTCATATGAGACAAAGctgatctctttctctcatcCAGCTCATGAGTCGGTCAACATTTCCTCCCCGGGTttctccaacatctccaAAACATGGAGTGGATCGTCCTAAACCCAACGGCTCAGTCTTTAGCGCTTCACCCCGCGGGATACAGGGCAGTGGGGGCACGCTAGCACTGGCTCTACCACTGCGGATAAagattctcttctttttttgctGTCATGGGGGCATTGCACGTCATGGGACGTCTCGTCGCGGGGCATTTCAATGCTATCGTGGGGCGCCTTTTCCGAGGTCAAGTTCATCTCGGTCCTCTCTCCGCGATGTTCGCTTGAGAATCAATTAGGGGATTGTAGTCTGTAGCTTCTGTCCAATCCGATATTTGGTCGACATCGGCCCTGGCTTGAATGTCCTTGTTTGGTTTCGCCCTTTACTAACCCACTTCTTGCTCTCGTCGTGATCCATGATCTCCCAATAACTTTTGCATCTGTAACATTGACCATTTCCTGCATATTTCTGTCGCAATAGTTCATCAACTACTCAATTGCTCTTCTTTAATCGCTCCCCTTCATCATATCAGCACTTTCGCCTCTCTCataccttcatcatggcaactGAGCGTGTCAAGGCCTCCGTCCTCCATGGCGAGAAGGATCTCCGTCTGGTAAATGCCATTACTCAATTACATTCAAGATCGTAGACTGACTCAATTGACAGGAAGAACGTGAACTTCCCGCACCCTCAAGCAACGAAGTCCAAGTCGCCGTCAAGTCAACCGGCCTCTGCGGCTCCGATCTTCACTACTACAACCACTTCCGCAACGGCGACATCATCGTTCGTGAACCTCTTACCCTCGGCCATGAGTCCGCGGGCACAGTCGTAGCCGTCGGATCAGAAGTTACACATCTCAAGCCTGGCGACCACGTCGCTCTCGAGGTTGGTCTTCCTTGTGAGGCCTGTGAGCTCTGCGGTGAGGGCCGTTACAACATTTGCCGTGGAATGAAGTTCCGCAGCTCAGCAAAGGCCAATCCTCATGCGCAGGGAACTCTACAGGAGAGAATTAACCACCCTGCTAAGTGGTGCCACAAGTTAGACAATCCAAACTTTGTGAACTGAGAAATGTACTGACTTTTGCTCAGAATGCCTGAACATGTCACTCTCGATCTCGGCGCTCTCGTTGAGCCTCTCTCAGTCGCAATGCACGCCCGTGATCGCGCCGCTCTCCCCAAGGGCTCGACGGTCCTCGTTCTCGGCGCCGGTGCCGTCGGTCTTCTCGCAGCCGCTGTCGCAAAGGCCGACCAAGCAAAGACCGTCATCATTGCCGATATCCTCAAGGACCGTCTTGACTTTGCCATCAACAACGGTTTCGCCGATGCCTCAGTAGTTGTCCCCATGGAGCGCCCACAAACTATCGAAGACAAGCTCGCCTTTGCCCAGAAGGTCGCTGCTATGGTGAAGGAGACACAGGTCAACGGAGAGGCTGTCGGTGAGGTTACTGCTGTGTACGAGTGCACTGGTGTCGAGACATGTGTGCAAACAGCTATTTACGCTACCAAGCCTGGAGGCAAGGTCATGATCATTGGCATGGGAACTCCCGTCCTCACCATCCCCATGTCGGCTGCTGCTCTTCGCGAAGTCGACATCGTGGGTGTCTTCCGTTACGCCAACACATACAAGGAGATCATTGAGCTATTGGCCAACCCTCCTGCCAACATGCCTGACGTGAGCCGTCTGGTCACTCAAAGATACAACGGCATGGAGAACATTGAGGAAGCTTTCAAGATGGCTGGTAAGGTGAGGGATGAGCAAGGCAACCTTGTTATCAAGGTTGTAGTGGACTTTGACGAAAAATGACTAAAAGGTCGGTTGTAATTTAATAACAATTGAGGGAGCTGGCAGTGAGGGTTTATGAATGGGGTAAAAGGCGTGTTGTGTGGGGTCTTGGGGATTATAGATACCTAATTTCTGGCAAAATGATGAGATCTTGGAATAAGTTAATACTGCATCTTGATCCTTCTCGCTACTGTACGTGACATGTCTAACTGATGAGTTAACGTACCTATGGACGACGGTGTTGGGAGAGCTGTATACACAACAACCACAAAGTCTTGCACCAAGATGCAAACGAATTAATCAGTTCAGAATTTTCAGTCCAGACTCGCAGATGTGGCATCGCAGATACCATCGTAGTCCAAGATAGGAGCATCTCACAGGTGTTCTTATGACCTGGTCCTCGAAGCATCATGGCTACGATACTTCGATGCAATCACTAGCACATTGAGCAACGTCGAAGATGCGGAGTTTAACTTTTTCTATTCATGAAGCCAAGTTGAGCTTCTGATCTATTATAGATGCAATATCATTCAATGCCGCTTTTCATCATATCTCATCTTTATTCCCAATATCATGTAACTATAGCCGACCTTTGATTCATGACTTGTCGGGGAAACCGAAGTCAATGCCGAAGGGAGGGTAGACATATCGCTTGACTTCACccttcttgacaaggtcCTCGGAGTAGTCGTTCAGATCCTTCATatcctcgtcgtcgaggTCGACAATGGTCTTGTTGGCGGTGATGCGCTCGGGGGTGACTGACTTGGCGAGGACGGTACTTCCACGGGCAACTAGAAGACTGTTAGCAACACACTTCTCACTATCAGGTTCATGAGACTTGCCGTGGTAGCTGAGGAGGACAGTAGAGGCAGAAAcacccttcttctctgcaaTCTTGACAACAGGCTCGGCAGTCATGACGGGGCCACCGGTGCTGCCAAAGGGACTGTAGGCCTCAATGTGAATGCCCTTCTCCTTGCAGAAGTCGACAATCTCCTGCTGAGGGAGACTGGGGTGGTTCTCGATCTGGTTGACGGCGGGGATGATAGTGGCATGAGGCAGAAGCTCCTCGAGGTACTTCTTGCTGTACTATACCGAGTGTTAGCTGAGGTTGGCGGACTTAAGGTGATTAACATACGTTGCAGACACCGACGCCACGGGTTTTGCCAGTAGCGGGGAGCTTCTCCATGAGCTTCCAGCCGTCGACGTGGTTGTAGTCTCGGATGACATCTCGGGAAccatcagccttcttggGGAACTTGTCGTCGTTGCCCTCggggttgagaagaagaggccagTGCTATAACGGCTTAGCATACAAATTCAAGAGATATTTCGAGTAGTAACTTACCACAAGGAAGAGGTCAACGtagtcaagaccaagagccttcaagctcttgtCGAGACCAAGCTCAGGGCGGGTGTTGTATGTAGCCCAGACCTTGGTGACAACAAAGATATCCTCACGCTTGACGCCAGCCTCGAAAGCAGCCTTGAGGCCAGCACCAACCTCCTCTTCGTTTCCGTAGCAGTAGGCGCAGTCGATCAGCTTGTAACCATCCTTGAGAGCATATGTGACggccttctcaacctcgccaGCGGGAGACTGCCAGGTACCTACAAGCAACAAGAATCAGTCAATTGAGCTCTTGAGGATTAAAACATGTGAAAACAACGCACCGAGACCAAGGGCAGGAATCTCCTGGCcagtgttgagcttgaaggaagagggagCCATTGTGTGAATCTTGTACGAGAGGGGGTAtcgcgaagaagatgagagagatCTAGAACAAAAcacaagagaagaagctcgtaCAGAAGCGGGAGACGTGCAGGTTATAAACCGCTGCCACATCATGAACACGGCCCAATGCCCCTCATGCCTACGTAGCTTGATCTACCGAGCTACTCTATTACAGCACCTTATTCTTGGATAAAACAAGCCCCCCCCCCAATGTACACGCTCATCTTTGCGGGGTGAACCCCGCCAAAGCGCTGGGCATGTCACCGAGCTCGAGGGGCATTTTTGTCTCTTAGAGCAAGTTTGGGGTGTAGTTTACACGGAAAAGCGCTGATCGATGGAGATTTCTCGGGGTGGGGTTGCTCCGAGGGCTCGAGATGGTGAGTTGAGGCTAACTTGGAGTGGTAGAGAGGTCGGTGAGAACTCCGGCCGACGATGCCCCCAAAGGTTGAAAGACGCTGTTACCCTTTCTGAGAACGCCAGGAAATGTCTACACTCGACCATATGCTAGGGAAGTGAGTAGGAAAAGTTGAAGGGCCGATGGCCGACTCTGCCTCTATATATCCTGTACTGATGATGCTATACCGGCTACATCACATATCCCGGCCGTGATGTACCACTCCCATCAACGTGGGGGTTGCTTCTGAAGTCAAGTGCCAGAAGCCATGAGGCCAATCACGAACAATTTCAATCTGTTCCCGGAAATGCCTGATACTTGGTCACTCAGTATGTAAGTCTATGCAATTGAGGATCTACTGATTCATTATTAATCCTGAAACCCCCAACATGAGCCATGGACGAGAGTCATCCTGCAAGACTCTTTCTCTCTATGCTACGTCGTTCCAGTCCATCTCTTCTAAGAAAAAAACGACTACAAAGTATAAGGTACAAGCATACGTACATATGGAAAAGAAGTGCACCTATCGAATAGTACCCCATTACAACAAAACATGTTCCGTAAACTCCCTTCCTTGGTCCAAGTTTTCCGCGCCCGCCTCTTTTTCTC
Proteins encoded in this window:
- a CDS encoding probable aldehyde reductase, which translates into the protein MAPSSFKLNTGQEIPALGLGTWQSPAGEVEKAVTYALKDGYKLIDCAYCYGNEEEVGAGLKAAFEAGVKREDIFVVTKVWATYNTRPELGLDKSLKALGLDYVDLFLVHWPLLLNPEGNDDKFPKKADGSRDVIRDYNHVDGWKLMEKLPATGKTRGVGVCNYSKKYLEELLPHATIIPAVNQIENHPSLPQQEIVDFCKEKGIHIEAYSPFGSTGGPVMTAEPVVKIAEKKGVSASTVLLSYHGKSHEPDSEKCVANSLLVARGSTVLAKSVTPERITANKTIVDLDDEDMKDLNDYSEDLVKKGEVKRYVYPPFGIDFGFPDKS
- a CDS encoding related to 2-deoxy-D-gluconate 3-dehydrogenase, whose translation is MSASFFSLEGQTALVTGGTRGIGQAVAIGLAEAGADIILVQRDTTSQSTKESIEKLGRKAFIYTADLSSQESVAGLVPKVLADGHQIRILVNCAGIQRRHPCEVFPDSDFNEVIQVNLNSVFTLCRDVGAHMLNLEPSPITGRRGSIINFASLLTFQGGFTVPAYAASKGAVGQVTKSFANEWTSRGITVNAIAPGYIATDMNEALLANPERLASITSRIPAGNWGSPDDFKGTAVYLASKASGYVSGHVLVVDGGWMGR
- a CDS encoding related to sorbitol dehydrogenase, producing MATERVKASVLHGEKDLRLEERELPAPSSNEVQVAVKSTGLCGSDLHYYNHFRNGDIIVREPLTLGHESAGTVVAVGSEVTHLKPGDHVALEVGLPCEACELCGEGRYNICRGMKFRSSAKANPHAQGTLQERINHPAKWCHKMPEHVTLDLGALVEPLSVAMHARDRAALPKGSTVLVLGAGAVGLLAAAVAKADQAKTVIIADILKDRLDFAINNGFADASVVVPMERPQTIEDKLAFAQKVAAMVKETQVNGEAVGEVTAVYECTGVETCVQTAIYATKPGGKVMIIGMGTPVLTIPMSAAALREVDIVGVFRYANTYKEIIELLANPPANMPDVSRLVTQRYNGMENIEEAFKMAGKVRDEQGNLVIKVVVDFDEK